A portion of the Epinephelus moara isolate mb chromosome 4, YSFRI_EMoa_1.0, whole genome shotgun sequence genome contains these proteins:
- the LOC126388806 gene encoding alcohol dehydrogenase class-3 isoform X1, whose product METGGKVIKCKAAVAWEPGKPLTIEEVEVAPPKAHEIRIKLFATGVCHTDAYTLSGSDPEGLFPVILGHEGAGTVESVGEGVTKFKPGDTVIPLYVPQCGECKFCKNPKTNLCQKIRVTQGQGLLPDKTSRFTCKGKQVFHFMGTSTFSEYTVVADISLAKVNDKAPMDKVCLLGCGISTGYGAALNTAKVEPGSTCAVFGLGAVGLAVIMGCKVAGATRIIGVDINPAKFDKAKEFGATEFVNPKDHSRPIQEVLVEMTDGGVDYSFECIGNVQIMRSALEACHKGWGESVIIGVAGAGQEISTRPFQLVTGRVWRGTAFGGWKSVESVPKLVEDYMNKKLKVDEFVTHTLPFDKINEGFDLMHAGKSIRTVLTF is encoded by the exons ATGGAGACAGGTGGAAAA GTCATTAAGTGCAAGGCAGCTGTTGCCTGGGAACCTGGGAAGCCTCTGACCATCGAGGAGGTGGAGGTAGCACCACCCAAGGCCCATGAAATTCGCATCAAG CTCTTTGCAACAGGGGTGTGTCATACAGATGCCTACACTCTGAGCGGCAGTGACCCCGAGGGACTTTTCCCTGTCATCTTGGGACACGAGGGTGCTGGAACGGTTGAGAGCGTTGGTGAGGGTGTCACCAAATTCAAGCCAG GTGATACTGTCATCCCGCTGTATGTGCCTCAGTGTGGTGAATGCAAATTCTGCAAAAATCCCAAGACCAACCTTTGCCAGAAAATCAG AGTAACCCAGGGCCAGGGTCTGCTCCCCGACAAGACCTCGCGCTTCACTTGCAAGGGAAAGCAAGTGTTTCACTTCATGGGGACCAGCACCTTCTCGGAGTACACCGTAGTGGCCGACATCTCTCTGGCTAAGGTGAACGACAAGGCTCCCATGGATAAAGTGTGCCTTCTTGGATGTGGCATTTCTACAGGTTACGGCGCTGCTCTCAACACCGCCAAG GTTGAGCCTGGGTCCACATGCGCTGTGTTTGGCCTCGGAGCTGTCGGCTTGGCTGTTATTATGGGCTGCAAGGTTGCTGGGGCAACCAGGATTATCGGTGTGGACATCAACCCTGCAAAGTTCGACAAAGCCAAGGAGTTTGGAGCCACTGAGTTTGTGAACCCGAAAGACCACAGCAGGCCCATCCAGGAGGTGCTAGTGGAGATGACTGACGGGGGCGTGGACTATTCGTTTGAGTGCATTGGAAATGTGCAAATCATG AGATCTGCTCTGGAGGCGTGCCACAAAGGCTGGGGTGAGAGTGTCATCATCGGCGTAGCCGGAGCTGGTCAGGAAATCTCGACCAGACCGTTCCAGCTGGTGACAGGCCGAGTGTGGAGGGGCACCGCCTTTGGAG GGTGGAAGAGTGTGGAGAGCGTTCCTAAACTGGTGGAAGACTACATGAATAAGAAGCTGAAGGTGGATGAGTTTGTGACCCACACTCTGCCGTTTGACAAGATCAACGAGGGATTTGACCTCATGCACGCTGGGAAGAG TATCCGCACAGTGCTGACCTTCTGA
- the LOC126388807 gene encoding eukaryotic translation initiation factor 4E-1A-like has product MATALVVSTSVPTNPEKEKCVTTIPKVLSPESYIKHPLQNKWALWFFKNDKSKTWRANLRLISKFDTVEDFWALYNHIQLSSNLMSGCDYSLFKDGIEPMWEDARNRRGGRWLITLSKQQRRADLDRFWLETLLCLVGEAFGDYSDDVCGAVINVRAKGDKIAIWTTDYENKDAITQIGRVYKDRLGVPPKVIIGYQSHADTATKSGSTTKNKFVA; this is encoded by the exons ATGGCGACCGCTCTGGTG gtgtcaACCTCAGTCCCTACTAATCctgaaaaggaaaaatgtgtaaCAACCATTCCAAAGGTGTTGAGTCCTGAATCCTATATCAAGCATCCATTACAAAACAA GTGGGCTCTTTGGTTTTTCAAGAATGACAAAAGCAAAACATGGCGAGCCAACCTGCGTCTCATCTCAAAATTCGACACTGTGGAAGACTTCTGGGC ATTATACAACCACATTCAGCTATCAAGTAATTTGATGTCCGGCTGTGACTACTCGCTGTTTAAG GATGGGATTGAGCCCATGTGGGAGGATGCACGGAATCGACGAGGTGGCCGCTGGCTGATAACTCTGTCCAAGCAGCAGCGTAGAGCAGACCTGGATCGGTTCTGGTTGGAGACG CTTTTGTGTCTTGTGGGCGAAGCTTTTGGTGACTACAGTGATGACGTGTGCGGAGCCGTGATCAACGTGCGAGCCAAAGGAGATAAAATAGCAATATGGACCACGGACTACGAAAACAAAGATGCCATCACACAAATAGG GCGTGTGTACAAAGACAGATTAGGCGTCCCACCAAAAGTGATCATCGGATACCAGTCACATGCAGACACGGCCACAAAGAGCGGCTCCACAACCAAGAACAAGTTTGTTGCCTGA
- the LOC126389142 gene encoding alcohol dehydrogenase class-3-like produces MYVKHDPFASAYAYLKEQAVSWLTHTQGKDKKHGNLIIKHHSTMSTTGQVIKCKAAVAWEPGKPVSIEDVDVAPPKEHEVRIQVVATGVCHTDWEYLYEAGKGMKFRPFPLVLGHEAAGIVESVGPGVTKFSPGDKVIPLFLPQCGDCDRCRSPKTNHCRKNWSYTQVGVLADGTSRISCKGQQVYQFLGVSSFSQYTVVIDTSLAKIRSDAPLDKVCLLGCGVSTGYGAAINAAQVEKDSSCAVFGLGAVGLAAIMGCQAAEAKRIIAVDVNPDKFEIAKKFGATDCVNPRDHEKPIQEVVVEMTEGGVDYALECVGSTAIMSAALESTIDAWGTCVIVGWSETEAMEVVVEKILMGRTLKGTYFGGWKSVDDVPKLVDAYMNKKLKLDEFITHTLPLKEINVAFEYMRTGTSIRTVISLS; encoded by the exons ATGTACGTGAAACACGATCCATTCGCGTCCGCGTATGCATATTTAAAGGAGCAGGCGGTCAGCTGGTTGACTCATACACAAGGCAAAGATAAGAAACACG ggaatttaattattaaacatCACTCAACTATGTCGACAACAGGTCAG GTGATTAAATGCAAAGCAGCTGTGGCATGGGAGCCTGGGAAGCCTGTGTCCATTGAGGATGTGGACGTGGCCCCGCCTAAAGAGCACGAAGTCCGCATCCAG GTTGTTGCCACAGGCGTGTGCCACACAGACTGGGAATACCTGTACGAGGCTGGAAAAGGGATGAAGTTCAGACCGTTCCCATTGGTTCTCGGCCACGAAGCAGCAGGGATAGTGGAGAGTGTCGGTCCTGGAGTCACCAAATTCTCACCGG GCGACAAAGTTATTCCTCTTTTTCTGCCACAGTGTGGGGATTGTGATCGATGTCGGAGTCCTAAAACCAATCACTGCCGGAAGAACTG gtCATACACACAAGTGGGTGTCCTGGCTGATGGTACAAGCAGGATTTCTTGCAAGGGGCAGCAGGTCTACCAGTTCCTCGGCGTCAGTTCCTTCTCCCAGTACACTGTGGTTATCGACACCTCACTTGCGAAGATAAGAAGTGATGCACCGCTGGACAAAGTGTGTCTGCTGGGCTGTGGAGTCTCCACCGGTTATGGTGCTGCTATTAATGCAGCCCAG GTTGAAAAGGATTCCTCATGTGCCGTGTTTGGGCTCGGAGCTGTCGGACTGGCGGCCATCATGGGCTGCCAGGCTGCTGAGGCGAAAAGGATCATCGCAGTGGACGTCAACCCTGACAAGTTTGAGATAGCGAAAAAGTTTGGAGCCACTGATTGTGTCAACCCCAGAGATCATGAAAAGCCCATCCAGGAGGTAGTGGTGGAGATGACGGAAGGAGGGGTGGACTACGCTCTGGAGTGTGTTGGAAGTACAGCTATTATG AGCGCTGCGCTTGAGTCTACAATAGACGCCTGGGGCACCTGTGTCATCGTTGGGTGGTCAGAGACGGAAGCCATGGAAGTCGTGGTTGAAAAGATCCTGATGGGACGCACCTTGAAGGGGACTTATTTTGGAG GCTGGAAGAGTGTGGACGATGTGCCTAAACTGGTGGATGCCTACATGAACAAAAAGCTGAAGCTGGATGAGTTTATCACCCACACCCTCCCTCTGAAAGAAATTAATGTGGCCTTTGAATATATGAGAACCGGGACAAG CATCCGTACTGTGATCAGTCTGTCGTAA
- the LOC126388806 gene encoding alcohol dehydrogenase class-3 isoform X2 — MAVIKCKAAVAWEPGKPLTIEEVEVAPPKAHEIRIKLFATGVCHTDAYTLSGSDPEGLFPVILGHEGAGTVESVGEGVTKFKPGDTVIPLYVPQCGECKFCKNPKTNLCQKIRVTQGQGLLPDKTSRFTCKGKQVFHFMGTSTFSEYTVVADISLAKVNDKAPMDKVCLLGCGISTGYGAALNTAKVEPGSTCAVFGLGAVGLAVIMGCKVAGATRIIGVDINPAKFDKAKEFGATEFVNPKDHSRPIQEVLVEMTDGGVDYSFECIGNVQIMRSALEACHKGWGESVIIGVAGAGQEISTRPFQLVTGRVWRGTAFGGWKSVESVPKLVEDYMNKKLKVDEFVTHTLPFDKINEGFDLMHAGKSIRTVLTF; from the exons ATGGCA GTCATTAAGTGCAAGGCAGCTGTTGCCTGGGAACCTGGGAAGCCTCTGACCATCGAGGAGGTGGAGGTAGCACCACCCAAGGCCCATGAAATTCGCATCAAG CTCTTTGCAACAGGGGTGTGTCATACAGATGCCTACACTCTGAGCGGCAGTGACCCCGAGGGACTTTTCCCTGTCATCTTGGGACACGAGGGTGCTGGAACGGTTGAGAGCGTTGGTGAGGGTGTCACCAAATTCAAGCCAG GTGATACTGTCATCCCGCTGTATGTGCCTCAGTGTGGTGAATGCAAATTCTGCAAAAATCCCAAGACCAACCTTTGCCAGAAAATCAG AGTAACCCAGGGCCAGGGTCTGCTCCCCGACAAGACCTCGCGCTTCACTTGCAAGGGAAAGCAAGTGTTTCACTTCATGGGGACCAGCACCTTCTCGGAGTACACCGTAGTGGCCGACATCTCTCTGGCTAAGGTGAACGACAAGGCTCCCATGGATAAAGTGTGCCTTCTTGGATGTGGCATTTCTACAGGTTACGGCGCTGCTCTCAACACCGCCAAG GTTGAGCCTGGGTCCACATGCGCTGTGTTTGGCCTCGGAGCTGTCGGCTTGGCTGTTATTATGGGCTGCAAGGTTGCTGGGGCAACCAGGATTATCGGTGTGGACATCAACCCTGCAAAGTTCGACAAAGCCAAGGAGTTTGGAGCCACTGAGTTTGTGAACCCGAAAGACCACAGCAGGCCCATCCAGGAGGTGCTAGTGGAGATGACTGACGGGGGCGTGGACTATTCGTTTGAGTGCATTGGAAATGTGCAAATCATG AGATCTGCTCTGGAGGCGTGCCACAAAGGCTGGGGTGAGAGTGTCATCATCGGCGTAGCCGGAGCTGGTCAGGAAATCTCGACCAGACCGTTCCAGCTGGTGACAGGCCGAGTGTGGAGGGGCACCGCCTTTGGAG GGTGGAAGAGTGTGGAGAGCGTTCCTAAACTGGTGGAAGACTACATGAATAAGAAGCTGAAGGTGGATGAGTTTGTGACCCACACTCTGCCGTTTGACAAGATCAACGAGGGATTTGACCTCATGCACGCTGGGAAGAG TATCCGCACAGTGCTGACCTTCTGA
- the gar1 gene encoding H/ACA ribonucleoprotein complex subunit 1, which produces MSYRGGGGRGGRGGGFNRGGGFRGGGGRGGGFGRGGGRGGFNRQQDYGPPEYVVALGEFMHPCEDDIVCKCTTEENKVPYFNAPVYLENKEQIGKVDEIFGQLRDFYFSVKLSENMKASSFKKMQKFYIDPMKLLPLQRFLPRPPGEKGPPRGGRGGRGGGRGGGRGGGFRGGRGGGFGGGRGGGFGGGRGGGGGFRGRGGGGRGFRGGR; this is translated from the exons ATGTCTTACAGAGGAGGTGGTGGacgaggaggcagaggaggtggATTTAACCGAGGTGGAGgattcagaggaggaggaggaagaggtggtgGATTTGGACGTGGTGGCGGCAGAGGCGGTTTTAATAGACAACAAGACTACGGTCCTCCAGAATATGTCGTCG CACTGGGAGAGTTTATGCATCCATGTGAAGACGACATTGTGTGCAAGTGTAcgacagaggaaaacaaagttcCCTACTTCAACGCCCCAGTGTACCTGGAAAACAAGGAGCAGATCGGGAAGGTGGATGAGATTTTCGGCCAGCTCCGGGACTTT TATTTTTCAGTCAAACTCTCTGAAAACATGAAGGCGTCTTCATTTAAGAAAATGCAGAAG TTTTATATAGATCCAATGAAGCTCCTCCCGCTGCAGAGATTCCTCCCCAGGCCGCCAGGAGAGAAGGGTCCGCCAAGAGGAGGCCGAGGTGgtagaggtggaggaagaggcgGTGGTCGTGGAG GCGGTTTCCGAGGGGGCCGCGGTGGAGGATTTGGAGGCGGCCGCGGCGGAGGATTTGGAGGTGGacgaggtggaggaggaggtttcagaggaagaggtggaggaggacgtGGATTCAGAG GTGGGAGATGA